TGATTTGTTGGGCAGCATGATAAAATTTTAGTTCATAGCCATGTTATTAATTTCATGGTTgaaattaagtttacttatttttcataGTGTTCGTTAGACTAGAATGGGCATGGCTTAGAAAAACGTCCTTTCATTAGTCCCACCCCAGGGAAAAAAGTTAAGAGATGTTAAATACTAAGGAACGAGAATTTGTCAGGTAGCATTGAGCTTTGAAGGGCCACAGATGATTAGgatatctcactgtgtttcaccTCCTGGGGACGTTATCATCTCTGTTGATAATATGGGGCTTGGAGGAACGGAGAGCCTGCCGTAAACAACCCTGCACTTCATCTAGTTTAGTGGATGCCACTGAGCCCTGTTCTTGACCTCCTTGCTGTGTGGTCCCTGGAAGTGGAGAGAGTAGGTGTCATTGTTCTAGGCAAAAATGCGAATATTAGGACACCCTTCATAGACCATGAAGGACCTTTCATTCGAGCCCCCAGATCTACCCAGAGGATACCATTGTCATCTGACATAGGTACTTTGAGTAATTTTCTTGAAAGATGAATGCTTGGATTGGAACtaatatgaaattattttgaaaggagtgatttcttttttcccccatatgtattataattattcacttatcagtaaatataaaaagaaaggaattttccAATTCTGGTATAATTTGATATAAAACACCATTTCTGTAGCAATGGGCCAGGAAAGAAAATGATCTCTTCTTCATAACAGAACCAAGAGATTTTGGTGTGATAACCCTGTCTGTCCTGTTTCCTTTTCACTTTGTAGCTCGTTCCCCAGTTTTTAGTGCCATGTTTGAACATGAAATGGAAGAGAGCAAAAAGGTATGTTAACAGAATGGAGATGTGTCTTTTTAGCTAAGTGACTGGAATCAGATGATTTCCCAATTTGGCAGCAAATTTATTTTCctgaccattttttttctttattgtactATTAAAATGGAGTATAGTTCTCTGACAGACACTTCCTGAGAGCAGAGAGAAGTGGTCTGGAAGCCACCATTCTAGGTAAAGCAGACTCACTATTCTAGGCAGATCATCCATACAGTCTTGGGTGAGGATATTAGACATGTTTCTACTCAGGAAAAGAATGGTGAAAAATCAAAGTTATAGTTGTCTTGCTGTTGTACTAAAGAAAACAAAGGTGGTATGTAGGATGGGAGAAAAGGCTATTATAATCAAATAGGGCAAAGAGAAATTTTCCATTCATATTAGGTTTAAAATGATACAGGCTCCTCTTCACTAGAGCTTAAAATCACAAAAATCATTTAGGGATTTTGTTCTTTGGcatgtttctcatttttaatttttctggcaTAGAATCGGGTTGAAATCAATGATGTGGAGCCTGAAGTTTTTAAGGAAATGATGTGCTTCATTTATACGGGGAAGGCTCCGAACCTCGACAAAATGGCTGATGATTTGCTGGCAGCTGCCGACAAGGTGagataagaacagaaaaataactaCGAAACTATGGGGTTTTGTGACCTCTTGAGTTTCACGACAGGGTTTCTATGTTGCTTTGTGGGTAAGATGAACGTGTATCTTAGTTTGGCCAGAACAGTCCTGGTTAACACTTGTGTTCCAACACAGTTATTAATAGCACTCTTTGCATTTTCAAAAGTGTCCTGCTTTGAATGGTAAATTATATGGTCACcctaaatatgaaaaagaagggTAAGTTTGATGTTTACCTCTCTTCTCTTCACCATCTCAAATTTAACCACAGTTACATTAAAGATTTAGATAATACTAACATTtggatttataatttataatttggcTTTATAATTTACAGAATGTTCTTGAGttcattaactttttaaactttgtcAATAAGAGAATGACTTTTACCGAGTGTCCTGGTTATTAGCATTTTCAACTTTTACCTAAGAAGTTATTGAAATATGCCACATTCAAAATTGTAAGATGGTGACTAGCTCTCTGGGAAAGAGAGGTGCTGCTGCACTAAGTGTATACTTTGACTGAGACACTTTTCAACTTGAGAAATGTTAAAGcgtgaaaataaaaatgtgggtCTTAGACTCAAGGAAAAATGGTGATTACCTAAAACAACAGGCCAGGGATTCCCAAAATAAGGTTGAGGGGAAAAGGTTAATGAAACACTGAGTTTAGCCAAGTCAAATTGGGGTTTTTGTGTTGCTCTTTCACAGCAGGATTTCTCAGAACCATTAGTGTATCGGTGTGCACTGAGTTTCCTAAAAGAGAATGTGATAGACCAATTTCTCCTGTTTAAGTAACCCTGGAATCACTATTCTCAGGGATCACCTCCAGGGATTAGTGTTCCCCAAAACACACTTTAGGAAACTGACTTTCATTATGTGGATACACCAGAAGAGGTCAGTGACCTGTTCCTCCAAGGCCCTGTGATCTGAGGAGACAcagcttgggggtggggagggtgaaaGGATTGCTATTTACGCCGTGGAATCTTTCTCATATTGGGGAGCAGTTGAGGCAAGGGGGTTAAAGGGCTTAAACCCAGTCAGCAATAGACCCTGTGAGGAAGAGGGTTCTCTGCTGGAGGTGCCTCCTCTTCCTGCCGTGAGGCTGCAGCCCCCATCTGCGGGTCAAAGCTGGCTCTGAACTAAGGGCACCAGAGCCTTCCTGAGATTCGCCCCCAGGAGtagtctccttcctcctccctttgcACCCCTGAGGACGGGGAAAGTATCTGTGTTTACAGTGGAGGTTTTATCTTTATTGATCAGCTTTTTGGAGTGTTTGTAGAGGATGAGGCACATAAACCCAGTCAGTGCTACAGGTGAAAAGGATTGAATGATAGCTGTATCCTTTTTATCACCTTTCAGGACTTTATTAGTACAGTGAAGCAAAGCGAACATCCTACACGCTTCCAGtctagctcagttctgacagagtAAAGTTGGTTTCAGTGGAGACAGTAAGAAAAATCTCACTGTGAATTCCGAGGAAGTAGAAGACACAGCCCAATGCTTGCTTTTTATAAACATGAGTTTATAATGATTCTGCCTCATCCCGCTGTCTGATTTTCAGTGAAGCAGTCACTTGTAATTATGCATACCAAGCATTTATCCGCCTCGTCTTCTAGCTCCCATAAGGATGAGTAGTACCATAAGGTCCAGTTTTTAGACAGAAATAGAAAGGCTCAGAGTTGGGTCGTCTCAGAGCCAGGGCTAAACACTGCTCCTCAGAGAACCAGCTGAGAACCTACTGTACGTACACAGCATGGGGACCAGCCTGAACTGACATTCCAGGGATGGTATTTTTCAGTACAATGTcttaacttactttttaaaagatgtagcATGTGAATCACAATAGTGCTTTAAATTTATGAATGAGAAGTAACTGAAGGGCGCATTATCAAATTCCATTCAGAATTTCCCGTTAGTCTTTGCTCTAAGcttatttgaaacatttttaccTTTACACCTTTTGGTGAGCTTcaggaaaacagaacaagaaaTTTTTCGTGGAAGGATCTAAACATCTAGAATTCACCCAAGAGGCTAAAACAGCTTCTTCTGAGCTTTTCCAGTCTCCTGGGGACATGCATAAttagaccaaaaacaaaacaaaacacgttGCCCAGGCCTGGGAGACACAGTTTCAACCTCTGGGGTAAGTACTGCCATTAGGCAGGTTTTTCAGAagcataattaagaaaaaaaactttctcccCAAGGGAGAAAAATGGCTACTTTTGTCTAATTATGCAGTAGGGATCGGAGCTATTCGCAGTAAAAGtccttttaaaagaatgaattgagAAAAGATAAGATGAATATTCTGTGCAGTGCTGGATAAAGACTGAACATTTACTCAACCTTTTCCagccttttaaaacaaaaacggCAGCCTACTTTCTTGCTTGTCTACTGTCATTCCTGTTTTCCATGGAAACTATTTTCCAGTTActcaaatgtaaaaaaattaaagctgcACTGAAACCAATAAAACTCTTTTTCTGCTGCAGGAGATCGCGGTGCCAGCAGATATGCCTCCTCACCcagaattcataaaaataaaattgtcctgGTTTGAGTGTCATGATTCAGCCTGGAGGAGAATTGTGTCACTGAGTTCTGAGGCTCCCAGGATGGTACCTATACGGAGACTGTGGGCACCCTCAGAGCAGACCCTTCTCCTGTGAACTAattatgacattttattttgagCCTTCTTTTATCCCTTCTTCCTCCTTATCCCTAAAAAGTTCCTTAGTAAGTTCATAATATATCTGAGAGCAAGTAGTACAGTTGCGTCAAAACAAATCAGCTAGATCCAGTGTGCCCAGTATTAACCTGGACCTTTGTTTCCAGAGCATATAGAACCCTTTACTTGGAAAATAGGAAGTTTTTAGACTGAAACTGGATCCAGGGTCTCTGTTGCTTTGTTCTTTTACTCTAAGAATCCTAACCTCACGCCAATAAAATCAGTCTCTATTTATCCTTTTCTGTTGAAAAGGAGGCCTTTGGTTGACCCTCATTCAGGAACAACTAGTGGCAGAGATGCTGGTAAAAGTCGCCACGGGGCTCCCTTTTACAGCCTGATGGGCAGTTGGAATACCCTGCCGGGCTGGTGACACTAGACAATGCTTAAGTAGAAAGGACTGTGCTTCACCCTAGTCTGGCTCTAAATAAAAGGACTGCAGAAGTTTAGAATGTGATGTCCCTGTTGACTTGAAGCAGAGTGATGCCTCACTGTAAGGGTAGGTAGTGACGGTTTAAGAAAACACTTCCATCATAGTCAGGGTAGGTAAAACTTGAAGATGTGGATCTGTTCTGTAATTGCTATTTTTCTAATAGACTTTAGCACTTGAATGGCAGCTCTGCAGGTTATTTTAGGTGTCTTCATGTCGGCCTTCAGAGTATGGTTATGTTTTGTAATTGCAGCCGTAGCCTTTTCATGGTCTGTGCAGTTTTGTTCCAGTATCCAGTTACGTGACGGTGCAGCTGAAGAAAACAGCTTCAGTAGCAGTCAGCCCAGAGCCATTCCTGCGCTGACGACAGCAGTGCTTGTGTTTTACAGTATGCCTTGGAGCGTTTAAAGGTCATGTGTGAGGATGCCCTCTGCAGTAACCTCTCCGTGGAGAATGCCGCAGAAATTCTCATCCTGGCTGACCTCCACAGCGCAGATCAGTTGAAAACTCAGGCAGTGGATTTCATCAACTAGTGAGTTGGCATCTTCAAAGTTCTTTCAGTATTGTTGGGAGagctagaaaaataaatgagaaagactTTGAATTAGTGAGTAAAACAGGCAAGCAGCTTCATTAACCTTTTAGAAATAAGTAGAGAGTTAATCATTTTTTCCCTTCGGCTTGACAATCTGGAAAATGGTTTTCCTTAACATCAGTCTAATCTGGTTGGTGGGTGAGGTGTTCTACTACCTTGTAGGGTTGGAATTGATGAAAATGATAACTTGCTGGCCTGAAAAAGCTGTGTACCCTAAGATGATAGCACCTTTACTTCACAGTCActggcttaaaaaaaagacatgtagATGTCTGGGGAACAGAAGTATGATTGTTATGAGTTAATAAAATTGTCCAACAGCCGATTGCAGAATGGAGCAAAGAGAAGGCATAATAAGTCAGTCAATGAGGTCATTAAATACTGTTTTGAGAGAGAAATGTTCATTCCAGTAGATCTGTTCCTTCATCCTGATTGACAAGTGACCTGGCCATATCACTTTCTGAAATAATTCTCAGTGGGATGTGTTCTACTCCTTTGCCTGTTGGGGAGTGAAAGTTGGAAAAAGCCCCAGGAGGAGAGCAGGCCTTATGAAGCCCTCACAACAGCACTTCTGGGGTGAGACGGGTCTAAGAGGTTGCTTGGTAGATGAGTGAACATTATTCAACACCGAAAATGCCCTGAAACAGGAAACAGTGTCCTCTAAGTCCGTTTGTGAGATTGTTTCGAAGAAGTTACCAGTTGAggcaaaatgtttctttttatttgggggggaggtaattaggtgtttttttgtttatttggtttagtggaggtactggggattgaacccaggaccttgtgcatgctaggcacgcactctaccactgagctatatcctccccccccccaccaggcaTAATGTTCCTTGTAGTGAGTGTTCACTCAGTGCTGGACGCCTGCTTGGTGCTTTTTAGATGTTAACCATTCAGTGAGGTGTGGTTATTATCCTCTTTTTTGATAATCAAGCAGGCCCCAGGCTATGATCTGCTTTGTGGTTATGGGACTAGTAAATGGCAAAGCCGGACGGCAGCTCAGAGCTGTCTGACCCAGAGAACCCCTCTCTCTCTTCAGTGGTGTCACCAGTGCGTACGTATAAAGAGCACGGATGATGTACATGAGCCTGAGGAACATGTCATGTTTTGTATTTGAGACTGTAGTGGCTCAGAGTCCTGGTTTGCAGAGTTACGACAGCCATAACTTGGTCACCTGTCTGCACACTGTCCAACAAACAAATTCTCATGCGTATCAAGGGTTCTGTCTGAGTGTTTCTTGCACTGACACCCGTTACAGCAGACTCTGGGAAATGAGGCTGTTTAGTCCATCCTTCACTCCGCCTTTGGTAACCCGTCTCTCCACATTTCTCCCAGTCATGCTTCAGATGTCTTGGAGACCTCGGGGTGGAAGTCGATGGTGGTGTCGCACCCCCACTTGGTGGCGGAGGCATACCGCTCTCTGGCCTCGGCACAGTGCCCGTTTCTGGGACCCCCGCGCAAGCGCCTGAAGCAGTCCTAAGGTCCTGCCTGTTTTAAGACTCCGTTCGTTTTCCAGAAGCAGCAGCCACCGTTGCTGCACTGACCTGACCACCAGGTAGACAGCGCAATCTGTGGAGCTTTTACTCTGTTGTGGGGGGAAAAGACTGCATTGTAGCCCCAGACTTTTAAAACAGCACTAAATAAACTTgggggaaatgggggtgggggaagggaaggggccgGGACTCGGGGCTGTTCAACCTAATGAAAACCCTGTTGCTGCGTCACTGTGTTCCTCTGGCCTGGCGGAGTTTGATACTGTGGGGATTCAGCTTAGGCGCTGGCCTTGAGGACATCCCCGCGGTGGTACTTTGGAGAAACCTGTCTGCATCTGACTGAGCAGAACAAATCATCAGGTGCCtggagcaaaaagaaaatttaaaaaggacaTTTAGTTTtaagagaagggaaaaggaaagaagaaaggatttTTGCAGAATTTCTCAAAAATCAATTTGTGGATTCCAGTACCAGTAGTATTTATGTTGAGAGAAATTTTAGTCCATCCAGCTGTGCTAAAACTTGGATATTTGCGAAAACTCCTCACCACCATGCAAGTATCAGAAGAGCTCTCTTGTTAGCACTTATTGTTTGCAAGAACAGCATATGTCCTGTTATCCTTTTATGAAAAATGACAAGCGGAGGTGAAAGGGGAAGGAGGTTATTTGATCCAGAAGATGAATATTCTGATGTGGTCGCTTTtgcaaaaaaatctttattggtgttgaaaactggaaaaaataattcatCAGAATTCATACTGTCTTGACAAGAACTATGATTCTCTGTTTTTAGATATTGTGGAAAATGTTTTTTGgcatttttctctgattttatttcttctcccccctccttttctaaaaaaaaaacaaaacaaaacacacacacacacacacacacaaaacaaaaacagcaaaaagaagagaaaaggaaattttattattaatgctgTATGAAAAAACTCCCAGCCCAGATTGCTCAGCTGTCCGTACCTGACTTGCCACCTGCATAGGAGCCAGTCCTGTTCCTTCCAATTTGCCCCCTTCCTGCAGGGGAGAACTtccaaatgttaattttttttctttttgaaaatataaataattactaTTTTGTACTGTGTGGTATCTCTGGTCTTTTGTTTCACTCACCTGTCTTGTCTTTTGGGTCTGAGTTCTTAAGGGATTTTGAAGGCCTCGTTTGATCCTTGATCTGGCAGAGATTATGCTCGAAATGTCTAGGCAGTAGGGATTTATTGCATCTCCCTAATCTCGAGTTTCCTTTGTGAGCTACCAGCGATCGCCAGTCCCTTGTCCTTCTTGAGGCTCTCACAGCCCACATCCTAATGAGGGGTCAGGCTCCTGATGCCAACACAGGTAATGGAAGTGGGCTTTGCTGCACCCTACGTGTTTTAAGACCTAACTCCTGATCTCCCTTCTCCTtagctaaatataaaaatatcaagggGACATGAATGTGGAGATTCAATAAAGGGAAATTATTCTCTCTGACTGGTTCTATCACTGACTGGATGTGTTtttagaagaattaatgtctGAATTCCCAGTGAGCTCGAAGAATGCTCCGGGGCTTCTCTGCCTTTCCTATAGCAGTGTGGGACAGGACCGTGGGGTACCCTGGCCATGAGGCCAAGGTGTGTGTTATTTGACACCTTAGATGGATACTCAAAGTATTTCACCTTCTATTTCCCTTCAGTGACTTTAGCCTTTGCCAGTTTTccagttttcatttatcttgccATCCCTAGAATGGAGTAGATATGACCCATTATCAATATAATCAAAGACAGGGTTTCCTCATGAGAAGCCACTCCATTGCacttctcagtttcctcctaaGTGTCACCTATGTCAGCAAGTGCCCAGTTCTCCGAGTTCTGGCTGCTGTCCCGGGCCTCCTGAGTCCTCACTTTGCATATAAGCACGGGGACCAGGACGTACACAGGGTCTCCTCTGCCCGTATTGTCTCTTAGGTAACTGCATTGATTCTGCACGTCTGGGTTTTCGGCAAACCTTCATACGCAGTATCTCATTTGaacttgccaacaccttgatgaGTTTGGTAGGACAAGTGATAGGTAGCTAGCGTCTTCCCATCTGATAGATGAGAGAAGTTGAAACTCAGAGGGACATGCATCAGGTCACACAACTTGAGCGACAGTTCTTCCAACGTGATACCCTGGAAAGATTATTTAAGTAACTGGAAAAAGTTCCATTTCTGAAGTGTCTAGGTAAGAAAAGGTAAAACTTTCTTCCTGTGGAAATAGCAAGAGCAAAGCTCTGGAAAGGTGCCTCTGCTGGACTGTTCTTCAGAGGGTGCAGGAGGACAAACCAGGCTTCAGGTTTGCTTTTCCTCATTCACAGAAAGCTGTGGGTCCAAGGAATTTATATCCTCAGGAGGGTAGCACTTCTGGCACCAAGCTTCTGACAAGATGAAGGTCTCTTGGAATTTTCCTCTACTTAAGAGATTTCCAACGTGGGCTTTCCTATGGGTACAAAGCTGTTAGGATTCCAGGTACAGGTGAAGCTGTTCGATGCTTCTCCTGTCATTACTATATTCTTTCtggatgtgtttgtttttgtctaaATGATACATTTGAAGCCATCTGGTTATGACAACATCAGAGCCCCAGCATACTGTTCATAAACctcccactgccaccaccccctccctcagCTCCCCCACATCTGAAATTTAATTCAAGTTAACCCCACAATCTGGGGCATGTGCTGTCACTGCAGAGATGTCCGTGCCAGTGGAACAGTTGGAGATTTCAATTCCACAAGGATATGGCTTATTTATCAAAACAATATTTCAGGCAAGTAGTTTCACAGAACCTTTGGAGTTGCAGTTTCAGGTCCAAATAGCATATCTGGCATCATTCCCCAGCTCCCCTCCTTCCGTATTGTCAGCCCCCCTGTATCTGGCCATCCCTGGAGAAATTTTCCCATTCCTTATGTAGAGTGAACCTCTTCTGTGTTGTTATTAGGCCTCTAAACACCTTTATGGGGTTTAACCATTTAAGTAAGAGATGCCTCTCTTTTCCTTATCACTGCTAAATCTGCTGGCCTTTTAGATCTTTGAAGagaatcctctttttttttcttcttagattcCAGCCAGGGACATCAAGATTATTTCTTAGGCCCAAAGATTTCTGGCTTGACCACCACtccacattcattttttaaatctgttgtGGATTCTCCATATTGTGTGAGCCTGTGCAGATGAAAGGAAACAGCTTGTGTGTTTATGAGCAGAACAACAAATGGGGGCAGGCGGCGGAGGACGTTGAACTGCACTTTGAAACTGACTTGCTTTGTTCTGGCTCTTCAACTCTTACAAAAGAACAGCAACTAAATCCCCGCAACATGACCGTATTGGATCCTTCAGTTTATCTTTGTTAAAGACAAATTCTTGGCTGGAGCCCAACCATATTTTCCACAACTAATTATCTTTTTAATCAGCCTGAGCCCCATGTGTTTCCTTTATCTCTTGACTTTCCACTGAACTCTGGCCTACATCATTTAGATTCATTTCTAATGGCTTGCTTGCTAATCCAATATTCAGGTGAGTATCGTCACACTGTTCTTTATGTATGTTGATGCACAAATGTGGATGTGTTTCCCCCCCGTTTTAATTTCAGAGGTTGACTGCGCCACATTGGGGCCTTTGACCCCATAGGTGGACGCCTTATGGAGACAGTGAGCAAGGAAGCAAGTGCAGGATGATCAGTATTTGGGATAATGAGCTGGGAGAACCAGAAGCTTTGACCTCCGGATGAGGGTGGCAACTTGAATGTTGTTGACTGATGGGATCTTTATACCGCTGAGCTATTAGCAAGATGATCACTCCCCCTCTGTAAATCCTGTCATGCTGGAGTGGAAGGTGGCATCTGGAATGGTTCTGATTCCTGCCGCTCGAGGAAAAAGAATTTTCGACTTGGGGGAATTCAGTACAAGCAACACAAATGATTAAGGAGTTGAAGGGGATCAACTCTAGGGGAAAAAACATTTTGCagataaaatatgcataactCAGGTAGGGGAATGTCGCACCAGGACCTGTAGTTTACAGATCTCACAGGAGTTCTGAATGCTGGCCGCCTTGTCTTGTGCAGCTCCTGTTCACCTCAACTGTACAGCTTGGGAAGGTGATAATGTATCATCCTCAAGGTCACTCAACCTGGCTCTGAGCCAAGAAGCAACAGCAGGCAAAGGAATAGCTTTGGGGCTTAGGCTGGAGGACCAGAGAGAAAGCGAAAATCGAAGAGTTTGCCTGACAGTGAAATGGACACCCTGGCTCAAAGCACTGAGCTGAAAAGGGGCGAGCGTTAGCCCGATTAAGACCCTAGCATGCGAGCTCTTGATAAACTGAAGGGGAAAAAGGGACCCCCACATAGTTCATGGTTTCATGTCTCAGGGAATAGGCATCCAGAGAAGAGAGATGACTGATCCAGGTCACGGAGATTAAAACTCAGGCCACCGATTGGGCAAACGATGCCTGAGCACCTAGAAGGTGGCAGACGCTGTGCTAGGTCAGGACTGAGGCGGCAAGTAGTATTTCCACTCTCCTACCCTGGTCTCACAGATGAGGCCGGGGAGTGGCCCACAGAAACAAAGCCGAGAGCTCACAGCAATGAAGGCTGAAAAGTAGTAAGGAGGTCAGTGGCCGGTTACCTTAGAGCAGTTTCTGTCAAAGAGTGGAGGCCAAAGCCAAACTGATGAGAAAGTAAGCAAACATAGCTTGAGTGTAAGCTCCTCTTTCCGCAAGTCTGGCGAGCAGAGAGGAAGGGactctctcccacccactcttAAGAATTTATGTCTCAGTTTAGtcaacatatttatttttgtctagAAGTAATGGTGTACAGGTTGTTCCATAAAACCAGACACTTTAGTAATTGATATTTGTAGTAAGTCATGTTTGTATAATAATTGTACCTTCAAATTGAGAAAGAAAGCAATCACCTTCAACCCTTACACAATTTTGAGAATGATTTCCTAAAGACAGACACACATTTCTGCACTTTAACCTATCCCTCTTCCaagtaaaaaaaagtttgcttcaCATCTACTGTAGATGCTTGAAATGTTTTTGTGGGCAGTGGTTTCGTTCAGGGATGTGCTACGAAAGGTATAGCggtcagttcctcaaaatgtaaGTCCTGATGGGGAGCATTTACCAGTTTACATGGTGTA
This is a stretch of genomic DNA from Camelus bactrianus isolate YW-2024 breed Bactrian camel chromosome 16, ASM4877302v1, whole genome shotgun sequence. It encodes these proteins:
- the SPOP gene encoding speckle-type POZ protein isoform X3 yields the protein MESQRAYRFVQGKDWGFKKFIRRDFLLDEANGLLPDDKLTLFCEVSVVQDSVNISGQNTMNMVKVPECRLADELGGLWENSRFTDCCLCVAGQEFQAHKAILAARSPVFSAMFEHEMEESKKNRVEINDVEPEVFKEMMCFIYTGKAPNLDKMADDLLAAADKYALERLKVMCEDALCSNLSVENAAEILILADLHSADQLKTQAVDFINYHASDVLETSGWKSMVVSHPHLVAEAYRSLASAQCPFLGPPRKRLKQS